Proteins encoded by one window of bacterium:
- a CDS encoding transposase, whose protein sequence is MSHSLHFLVFTMAGWLNRHQVDLIDYLREENRILHQQLGSGRLRLTDEQRRRLAVRGKVLGRKALGEVAGIVTPDTILRWYRRLIAKKYDGSCHRGRGRPTTAKQIAELVVRMAEENPRWGYTRIRGALANLGHQIGRNTVKRILQDHGIEPAPERSRRTPWKTFLEAHWDWIAAADLFTVEVLSWGGLRRYFVLFVIELKTRRVKIAGIHSQPYGEWMEQMARNLTDGFGGFLRKTRHLIHDRDSLYTKAFSEILRGSGVEPIRLPARSPNLNAYAERFVRSIKEECLSRVVFLGERHLRFVVHEYVEHYHRERNHQGLDNELLTPLSRPADRNGSVQCRERVGGLLNYYYREAA, encoded by the coding sequence ATGTCTCACTCTCTACACTTCCTCGTTTTCACGATGGCCGGATGGCTGAACCGCCACCAGGTAGACTTGATCGACTACCTGCGAGAAGAGAATCGGATCCTGCATCAGCAGCTCGGCAGCGGGCGTCTGCGTCTCACGGATGAGCAGCGCCGTCGTCTTGCGGTCCGGGGCAAGGTGCTCGGACGCAAGGCTCTGGGTGAAGTGGCCGGGATCGTCACACCCGACACGATCCTGCGGTGGTATCGGAGGCTGATCGCCAAGAAGTACGACGGCAGTTGCCACCGAGGTCGAGGTCGCCCGACCACGGCGAAGCAGATTGCGGAGCTGGTCGTCAGGATGGCGGAGGAGAATCCCAGGTGGGGCTACACCCGGATCCGTGGCGCTCTCGCCAACCTTGGGCACCAGATCGGTCGCAACACGGTGAAGCGGATTCTCCAGGATCATGGGATCGAACCGGCTCCGGAGCGGAGCCGGCGAACGCCCTGGAAGACGTTCCTCGAGGCTCACTGGGATTGGATCGCAGCGGCCGACCTGTTCACGGTGGAGGTGCTGAGCTGGGGAGGGCTCAGGCGCTACTTCGTGCTTTTCGTGATCGAGCTCAAGACCCGTCGAGTGAAGATCGCTGGCATCCACAGCCAGCCGTACGGGGAATGGATGGAGCAGATGGCACGAAATCTGACCGACGGATTCGGTGGTTTTCTCCGCAAGACGCGTCACCTGATCCACGATCGGGATTCGCTGTACACAAAAGCGTTCAGTGAGATCTTGCGGGGGAGCGGCGTGGAGCCTATACGGTTGCCGGCAAGAAGTCCGAATCTGAACGCCTACGCGGAACGATTTGTGCGCTCGATCAAGGAGGAGTGTCTGAGCCGGGTAGTGTTCCTCGGCGAGCGGCATTTGCGGTTCGTCGTCCACGAGTACGTCGAGCACTACCACCGTGAGAGGAACCACCAAGGACTCGACAATGAGCTGCTGACGCCGTTGTCGAGACCAGCGGACCGAAATGGAAGCGTCCAGTGTCGGGAGAGGGTCGGTGGGCTGCTCAACTACTACTATCGTGAGGCCGCGTGA
- a CDS encoding pirin has product MSRPAQHTLSRTTSGSAIDLGFMARAFVQTTLPHKSTDALVFTRRNGRLTLKITADKDFGLPYGRYPRLLLAWMTREACRTKSRRLELGRSLSSFMNEIGLTPTGGQSGTIPRLRDQMARLFLSTVSFTDFDPGAGRLTDDRFTIADKTRLWWSPSGPGDEPFWGSYVILSELGFRALAEKPVPIDMATLRGLRSPLALDIYCWLTYRNSYLRRPTRIPWPALAEQFGAGYNDRRNFKRKFRAALLQVLMLYPSARVAAVPGGLRLHPSASHVRQAQEF; this is encoded by the coding sequence GTGTCTCGTCCGGCACAGCACACACTATCTCGCACGACCTCGGGCAGCGCCATCGACCTCGGCTTCATGGCCCGGGCATTCGTGCAGACGACGCTGCCGCACAAGAGCACCGATGCTCTCGTCTTCACCCGCCGCAACGGCCGCCTGACGCTCAAGATCACCGCCGACAAAGACTTCGGTCTGCCGTACGGGCGCTATCCGCGCCTTCTGCTCGCCTGGATGACTCGCGAGGCCTGCCGCACTAAGTCACGACGTCTCGAGCTTGGCCGCTCGCTCTCCAGCTTCATGAACGAGATCGGCCTCACGCCGACCGGCGGACAGTCCGGAACGATTCCCCGTCTTCGCGACCAGATGGCGCGGCTCTTCCTCTCCACTGTCTCCTTCACCGACTTCGACCCGGGCGCCGGCAGGCTCACCGATGATCGGTTCACCATCGCCGACAAGACCCGGCTCTGGTGGTCGCCATCTGGGCCAGGCGACGAACCATTCTGGGGTTCCTACGTCATCCTCAGCGAACTTGGGTTCCGCGCCCTGGCCGAGAAGCCGGTACCCATCGACATGGCGACTCTTCGGGGCCTGCGCAGCCCGCTCGCGCTAGACATCTACTGCTGGCTCACCTATCGCAATAGCTACTTGAGACGGCCGACCCGTATCCCGTGGCCGGCACTCGCCGAGCAATTCGGTGCCGGTTACAACGATCGACGAAACTTCAAGCGCAAGTTCAGGGCAGCGCTACTGCAGGTCCTCATGCTCTACCCGTCGGCACGCGTCGCAGCGGTTCCCGGTGGTCTGCGCCTCCATCCGTCAGCCAGTCACGTTCGACAGGCCCAAGAGTTTTGA